The bacterium genome includes a window with the following:
- the radC gene encoding DNA repair protein RadC, with protein MNETPEHERPRERLVKVGAANLSEVELLAIIISRGTKGMPVRDIAQQLVNQFHSVAEVGHASVEELMRTRGIGKAKACQIVAAFELARRSDDTPCVKERADLSDPKEVARRARSSVKDWRKECFLTFYVDSRNRRIGETEVSVGSLDTTLAHPREVFERAIRAGAASVIVAHNHPSGDPTPSDDDIRLTRRLIEAGKILGIRLLDHVVVSRDSHYSFRGHALV; from the coding sequence ATGAATGAGACGCCCGAGCACGAGCGGCCGCGGGAGCGGCTGGTCAAGGTGGGGGCCGCGAATCTCTCCGAAGTCGAGCTTCTGGCAATCATTATCAGTCGTGGCACCAAGGGAATGCCGGTGCGGGACATCGCACAGCAGCTCGTGAACCAGTTCCACTCCGTAGCCGAAGTGGGCCACGCAAGCGTCGAAGAGTTGATGCGAACACGCGGCATCGGTAAGGCAAAGGCGTGCCAGATAGTCGCCGCCTTCGAGCTGGCACGGCGCAGCGACGACACGCCCTGCGTGAAGGAGCGGGCCGACCTGTCTGACCCCAAAGAAGTGGCGCGTCGTGCGCGCTCAAGCGTGAAGGACTGGCGCAAGGAGTGCTTCCTGACATTCTATGTCGACTCTCGCAACCGACGCATCGGTGAGACCGAGGTATCGGTCGGCAGTTTGGACACAACTCTTGCGCATCCCCGGGAAGTCTTCGAGCGCGCAATCCGGGCCGGCGCTGCGAGCGTCATCGTCGCTCACAACCATCCGTCCGGAGACCCGACGCCATCGGACGACGACATCCGGCTTACGCGTCGTCTGATCGAGGCGGGGAAGATACTTGGTATCCGACTGCTCGACCACGTAGTGGTCTCGCGCGACAGCCACTACAGCTTTCGCGGCCACGCGCTGGTGTGA